The following are encoded in a window of Ruminiclostridium herbifermentans genomic DNA:
- a CDS encoding arginine deiminase, with the protein MPLDESISVYSEIGKLKSVLLHCPGAEVENIVPNHVRRPTFDEILFLDQARREHNQFADILQSEGVEVLYLTGLMAEILNDPTVKEEFLNDFLIEGNIVSQSLQEAIKEIFSTYSPEELVLKCIAGIRKEDLNHIIPKSLGEMVKNPYPFFLDPIPDLYFQRDPFASIGKGISINVMSNETRNRETIFAKYIFNYHPRFKNIAKWYDRDKIHPIEGGDILVLSNKVVVIGISERTSPMAVEIVAQNLLNSEAGFDSVLVFDIPKTRAYMHLDTVVTMTDYDKFIIYPGIEESLNVYCITKGKNNELNIKYENMNLTSILKKYLNLYSVNLIKCGDGDSVAASREQRSCGCNVLAVSPGKVICYDRNKITNNALRKNNIEVMEIESYELSRGRGGPRCMSMPIIREKI; encoded by the coding sequence ATGCCTTTAGATGAAAGTATTTCGGTTTATAGTGAAATTGGTAAGTTAAAATCGGTTTTGCTTCATTGTCCTGGTGCTGAAGTAGAAAATATTGTCCCCAATCATGTAAGAAGGCCAACATTTGATGAAATTTTATTTTTGGATCAGGCTAGAAGAGAGCATAATCAGTTTGCTGACATTCTTCAAAGTGAAGGAGTAGAAGTATTATATCTTACTGGTTTAATGGCTGAAATTTTAAACGACCCAACAGTTAAAGAAGAATTTTTAAATGATTTTTTGATTGAGGGAAACATAGTTAGCCAAAGCCTTCAAGAAGCTATAAAGGAGATCTTTAGCACTTACTCTCCAGAAGAACTGGTATTAAAATGCATTGCAGGAATCAGGAAAGAAGATTTAAATCACATTATACCCAAATCTCTTGGAGAAATGGTAAAGAACCCATATCCCTTCTTTCTTGATCCTATACCAGATTTATATTTTCAAAGAGATCCCTTTGCATCAATAGGTAAGGGTATTTCAATAAATGTTATGTCAAATGAGACTAGGAACAGAGAAACAATTTTTGCAAAGTATATTTTTAACTATCATCCTAGGTTTAAAAATATAGCTAAATGGTATGACAGAGACAAAATACATCCCATAGAGGGAGGAGATATTTTAGTTCTATCAAATAAAGTTGTAGTTATTGGAATTAGTGAGAGGACAAGTCCAATGGCTGTGGAGATAGTTGCTCAAAATCTTTTAAATTCAGAAGCAGGTTTTGATTCTGTCCTTGTATTTGATATTCCAAAAACTAGGGCTTACATGCACTTAGACACTGTAGTTACAATGACTGATTATGACAAGTTTATCATATATCCAGGTATTGAGGAATCATTGAATGTTTATTGTATTACCAAGGGAAAAAATAATGAACTTAACATAAAATATGAGAATATGAATTTAACGAGTATATTGAAGAAATACCTTAATTTATATTCGGTAAATCTAATTAAATGTGGGGATGGTGATTCCGTCGCTGCTAGCAGAGAACAACGGAGTTGCGGCTGTAATGTTCTTGCAGTTTCACCTGGAAAGGTCATTTGCTACGATAGAAATAAAATAACAAATAATGCTTTACGCAAAAATAACATAGAGGTTATGGAAATTGAATCATATGAACTGTCTAGAGGACGTGGAGGTCCAAGATGTATGAGTATGCCGATTATTAGAGAAAAAATCTGA
- a CDS encoding cellulose binding domain-containing protein, whose translation MLKKVVSIILICLIIISTAVPTYADNNNWVRCYVNDDGKVQIDWSVSQGIKELRITRSGETFKSYTLNVPYSGNLIFTETEEGTFKYEVSIYGYFLWSDILLAKTEQSLYVKGTGKPVIWLDFINTYNFNQDPNFNYSSVPRIYNWVNIKNLGTTDLELSKLLIRYFYTIDGEPSIVEDTFPNNGQQKAEESDGKLNPMEPYYEYPVGRNNIQAKDSIRMNFLKIPFDVTDENNTIVADYICETYFEQTTEKINTAYFLRLQPAFDKKNMTNPEYGSIRHYNLLNDFSFNNNQNIAVYYDGVKIWGIDPTIRAPKNLKGEYINYKVELVWDDCPGATSYIVYRSESRDGEYKRIGVTFDKTNYTDTDVELPNQSVNKKYYYKVVAKYDKLYSDDSNIAEVEVSELKAPTNLTAYVIGKNVKLEWNESLGAAKYNVYRSESENGYYSKIKSDVIETNFIDYNAEPQGLKKTYYYKVKAVIENNGKTIESEFSNFASASIINLPVPSNLTATLVNSKDVKLEWDTTIGAVEYIVYRSDSEYGIYIDIGTVSDGNTFVDNSINLVHNFKNYYYKISAKYNIDGSDIYSDKSKSASVRMPRKKLEPPENFEAENYEGTKALLNWSPSEGARYYIIYRSEYPDRDDKFESITDEPIAAFNDNGEPVTSFLDDTIPPVSDSVGKNFYYRMVAAYDKDDTSDASDTVSVMITMHIGGNNEDWSWECGVINTTSRSADFVLGTYIPVWFKITLNKDSGPLTISLDKDLITHIDVANDNTYRLKTDIVSEKDSKNGIKPKLISSKLKEYSDKSKNRKDINAIDINSYVTISSKNQILIDRNFRKDDEITVQFVIKTSADNQVITDGINRYYGDIYNMKFIIKKDNPDDPNKPIIHEAVNSSGDMLNIKILKPNKLQ comes from the coding sequence ATGTTGAAAAAAGTTGTTTCTATTATACTAATATGTTTGATAATTATATCTACGGCAGTTCCTACATATGCTGATAATAATAATTGGGTAAGATGTTATGTCAATGATGATGGAAAAGTGCAGATAGATTGGAGTGTATCTCAAGGAATAAAAGAATTGAGAATTACTAGGTCAGGTGAAACCTTTAAAAGTTATACATTAAATGTTCCTTATAGCGGAAACCTTATTTTTACAGAAACTGAAGAGGGTACCTTTAAATATGAGGTTAGTATATATGGGTACTTTCTATGGTCAGATATCTTACTTGCAAAGACAGAACAAAGTCTTTATGTTAAAGGAACAGGAAAGCCTGTTATATGGTTGGATTTTATAAACACCTATAACTTTAATCAAGATCCTAATTTTAATTATAGTTCTGTACCAAGGATTTATAATTGGGTAAATATAAAGAATCTTGGAACTACTGACTTAGAACTCAGTAAATTATTGATTCGATATTTCTACACTATAGATGGAGAGCCAAGTATAGTGGAAGATACATTTCCCAATAATGGTCAGCAAAAGGCAGAAGAGTCTGACGGAAAATTAAATCCTATGGAACCATACTACGAATATCCAGTTGGAAGAAATAATATACAGGCCAAGGATTCAATTAGAATGAACTTTCTCAAGATTCCTTTTGATGTGACAGACGAGAATAATACAATTGTGGCTGACTATATATGCGAAACATATTTTGAACAGACAACAGAAAAAATAAATACTGCTTATTTCTTAAGACTTCAGCCGGCTTTTGATAAGAAAAACATGACAAATCCAGAATATGGATCAATAAGGCATTACAATTTATTAAATGATTTTTCTTTTAATAACAATCAAAATATTGCAGTTTATTATGATGGTGTAAAAATTTGGGGAATTGATCCTACAATTAGAGCTCCTAAAAACTTAAAAGGAGAATACATAAATTACAAAGTTGAATTGGTTTGGGATGATTGTCCCGGAGCTACTAGTTATATTGTATATAGAAGTGAAAGCAGAGATGGTGAATATAAGAGAATTGGTGTAACTTTTGATAAAACTAATTATACTGATACTGATGTTGAGTTGCCAAATCAGTCTGTTAATAAGAAATATTACTATAAGGTTGTTGCAAAATATGATAAATTATATAGTGATGATTCTAATATTGCAGAAGTGGAGGTTTCTGAATTAAAGGCTCCTACTAATTTGACTGCATATGTTATAGGGAAAAATGTTAAGCTGGAGTGGAATGAATCTTTAGGTGCAGCGAAATATAATGTTTATAGAAGTGAAAGCGAGAATGGCTATTACTCAAAAATAAAATCTGATGTCATCGAAACTAATTTTATAGATTATAATGCTGAGCCACAGGGCCTTAAGAAAACCTATTATTACAAGGTTAAGGCTGTTATTGAGAATAACGGAAAAACGATAGAGAGTGAATTCTCAAATTTTGCATCAGCTTCAATAATCAATCTTCCAGTTCCTAGTAATTTAACTGCCACGTTGGTTAATAGTAAGGATGTCAAGCTAGAATGGGATACTACTATAGGTGCAGTAGAATATATTGTTTATAGAAGTGACAGTGAGTATGGTATTTACATAGATATAGGCACAGTTTCAGATGGTAATACCTTTGTGGATAATTCTATTAATTTAGTACATAACTTTAAAAATTATTACTATAAGATATCTGCTAAATATAATATCGATGGTTCTGATATTTATAGTGATAAATCAAAAAGTGCTTCTGTAAGGATGCCAAGAAAGAAATTGGAGCCTCCAGAAAATTTTGAGGCTGAAAATTATGAAGGTACAAAAGCATTGTTGAATTGGAGTCCTTCCGAAGGAGCAAGATACTATATCATATATAGAAGTGAATATCCAGATAGAGATGATAAGTTTGAAAGTATAACAGATGAGCCTATTGCTGCATTTAATGATAATGGTGAACCGGTGACATCATTCTTGGATGATACTATTCCACCAGTTAGTGATAGTGTTGGTAAAAATTTTTATTACAGAATGGTTGCTGCTTATGATAAAGATGATACAAGTGATGCATCTGATACTGTAAGTGTAATGATAACAATGCATATTGGAGGGAATAATGAAGACTGGAGTTGGGAATGTGGAGTTATCAATACTACCAGTAGATCTGCGGATTTTGTTTTAGGAACTTATATACCTGTTTGGTTTAAAATAACGTTAAATAAAGACTCTGGGCCGCTAACTATTTCTTTGGATAAGGATTTAATTACTCATATTGATGTTGCAAATGATAATACGTATAGGCTTAAGACAGATATAGTTTCTGAAAAGGATTCTAAAAATGGTATAAAGCCAAAGCTTATTAGTTCTAAGCTAAAAGAATATTCAGATAAGAGTAAAAATAGAAAAGATATTAATGCTATTGATATAAATTCTTATGTTACTATATCTAGCAAGAACCAAATATTAATAGATAGAAACTTTAGAAAAGATGATGAAATAACTGTTCAATTTGTTATAAAGACGTCAGCAGATAATCAAGTAATTACAGATGGTATTAATAGGTATTATGGAGATATATATAACATGAAATTTATAATTAAGAAAGACAATCCAGATGACCCTAATAAACCAATTATTCATGAAGCTGTTAACTCATCAGGAGATATGTTGAACATAAAAATTCTAAAACCAAATAAGTTGCAATAG
- a CDS encoding vitamin B12-dependent ribonucleotide reductase, whose product MKLSENAIKVLEKRYLSKDEDGNLLEDCEGMFRRVAKAIALADANYTDEDGLAQIEQEFFDMMSDLEFLPNSPTLMNAGRPLGQLSACFVLPIEDTMEGIFETIKNAALIHKSGGGTGFSFSRLRPKGATVNSTGGVASGPISFMKVFNAATEAVKQGGTRRGANMGILRIDHPDILDFISCKKDNSEITNFNISVGITEDFMKAVEYNLDYELVDPKTKETAGKLNAKSVFNTIVEMAWKNGEPGIIFLDRLNIDNVVPKLGEIESTNPCGEQPLLPYEACNLGSINLYNMLTEDGKQLDYDKLAATVKKAVHFLDNVIDVNKYPLPEIDKMTRGTRKIGLGVMGWADMLCSLGIPYNSQKAIDLADKVMGFIQENAQKASQELAEQKGVFPYYEDSIYAEKGIKLRNATVTTIAPTGTLSLIAGVSSGIEPNFAISYIRNVMDNNELIEVNRVFKDTAIREKFYSDELMKKIAKAGTVKGLAEVPEKVQNIFVTAHDILPEWHVKMQAAFQRHTDNAVSKTVNLGHDATTDDVREVFVLAYKTHCKGVTIYRDGSRDLQVLNIGKVKGKENEANKPLPAGENVYCDSCKENNKGALIANSYGIEPRPRPDITTGFTEKVKIGCGNLYITVNYDDNGICEVFTNTGRAGGCPSQSEATSRLISVALRSGMDVMSIVEQLKGIRCPSTIRQKGLKVLSCPDAIGRLIEKVAKIQNGKDEEAITEEVLTEYSLLQRPTARTVSDEEEELECGVECSVCTMQAECSNPDKNIAAIDSVGACPECGKPVEHEGGCVICRYCGFSKCG is encoded by the coding sequence ATGAAGCTTTCTGAAAATGCCATTAAAGTGTTGGAAAAAAGATATTTATCTAAGGATGAGGATGGCAATTTACTTGAGGACTGTGAGGGTATGTTCAGACGAGTTGCTAAGGCTATTGCATTAGCTGATGCAAATTATACTGACGAAGATGGGCTGGCTCAAATTGAACAAGAATTTTTTGATATGATGTCAGATTTGGAGTTTCTACCTAATTCACCAACACTTATGAATGCCGGAAGGCCTTTAGGACAACTAAGTGCGTGTTTTGTATTACCTATAGAAGATACTATGGAGGGTATTTTTGAAACAATAAAAAATGCTGCACTAATACATAAAAGCGGAGGCGGTACAGGTTTTAGCTTTTCAAGGTTAAGACCAAAAGGTGCAACAGTAAATTCCACAGGTGGAGTTGCTAGTGGACCTATTAGCTTTATGAAGGTTTTTAATGCTGCTACTGAAGCAGTTAAGCAAGGCGGAACTCGTCGTGGTGCTAACATGGGCATTCTTAGAATTGACCACCCTGATATACTTGATTTTATTTCCTGTAAAAAAGATAATTCTGAGATTACTAATTTTAATATTAGTGTTGGAATTACTGAAGATTTCATGAAGGCAGTTGAATATAATTTGGATTATGAACTTGTGGATCCAAAGACTAAAGAGACTGCAGGCAAATTAAATGCTAAAAGCGTATTTAATACCATTGTTGAAATGGCATGGAAGAATGGTGAACCTGGTATTATTTTTCTAGATAGATTAAATATAGATAATGTTGTACCAAAACTGGGCGAAATAGAAAGTACTAATCCATGCGGTGAACAGCCGCTGCTGCCATATGAAGCATGTAATTTGGGTTCAATTAATTTATATAATATGCTGACTGAGGATGGAAAACAGTTGGATTATGATAAACTAGCAGCCACAGTGAAGAAAGCAGTGCATTTCCTTGACAATGTTATTGATGTTAACAAATATCCTTTACCAGAAATAGATAAAATGACAAGGGGTACAAGGAAAATTGGCTTGGGAGTAATGGGCTGGGCTGATATGCTCTGTTCATTAGGAATTCCATATAATTCACAAAAAGCAATTGACTTAGCAGATAAGGTTATGGGCTTTATTCAGGAGAACGCACAAAAGGCTTCTCAGGAATTAGCTGAACAAAAGGGTGTATTCCCATATTATGAGGATAGCATTTACGCAGAAAAGGGCATAAAGCTGAGAAATGCGACTGTTACAACTATTGCCCCTACAGGAACTCTGAGTTTGATTGCTGGAGTTTCAAGCGGAATTGAACCAAATTTTGCAATATCATATATCAGAAATGTTATGGACAATAACGAATTGATAGAGGTAAATAGAGTATTCAAGGATACTGCAATAAGAGAAAAATTCTACTCTGATGAATTGATGAAAAAAATAGCTAAAGCTGGTACTGTTAAGGGGTTGGCAGAGGTTCCGGAAAAGGTTCAGAATATATTTGTTACTGCTCATGATATTTTACCGGAATGGCATGTCAAAATGCAGGCAGCATTCCAAAGGCATACTGATAATGCTGTTTCAAAGACAGTAAATTTGGGACATGATGCTACAACTGATGATGTTAGAGAAGTATTTGTTCTTGCCTATAAAACCCATTGCAAGGGCGTAACTATTTATAGGGACGGCAGCCGTGATTTGCAGGTGCTGAATATCGGTAAGGTTAAGGGTAAAGAGAATGAAGCAAATAAGCCATTGCCAGCAGGTGAGAATGTTTATTGCGATTCATGTAAAGAAAACAATAAAGGAGCATTAATCGCAAATAGTTATGGAATTGAACCAAGACCAAGACCTGATATTACAACTGGCTTTACCGAAAAGGTTAAAATTGGCTGCGGAAATTTATATATTACTGTTAATTATGATGATAATGGTATTTGCGAGGTGTTTACTAACACTGGTCGTGCAGGAGGATGTCCTTCACAGTCAGAAGCAACAAGTAGATTAATTTCTGTTGCACTTCGTTCAGGAATGGATGTAATGTCTATAGTTGAACAGCTAAAGGGAATCAGATGTCCGTCTACAATTAGGCAAAAAGGTTTAAAAGTACTGTCTTGTCCTGATGCAATAGGCAGATTAATTGAGAAGGTTGCCAAAATTCAAAACGGAAAGGATGAAGAGGCAATTACAGAAGAGGTTTTAACAGAATACAGTCTTCTGCAAAGACCAACGGCAAGAACAGTATCAGATGAAGAGGAAGAGCTTGAATGCGGAGTTGAATGTTCTGTATGCACAATGCAGGCGGAATGTTCAAATCCAGACAAAAATATTGCCGCAATAGATTCTGTAGGAGCATGCCCTGAATGTGGCAAACCCGTTGAACATGAAGGTGGCTGTGTGATATGCAGATATTGTGGGTTTAGTAAGTGTGGGTAA
- the putP gene encoding sodium/proline symporter PutP: MEVIIHAVVLFIYLMCMLGVGIYFYKKNKSQTDYFLGGRNLNVWVTSMSAQASDMSGWLLMGLPGTAFLLTKNYGMAEAFWTALGLAVGTYLNWLILAKRLRKYSEYSNNSITIPTYLENRFKDKTHIIKMISAVFIVVFFLIYTAAQFSAGAKLFNTVFGLDYIWALLIGAFVIVSYTFMGGFLAVCWTDLIQGILMFFAIIALPIIAVIKMGGSDATFELAASIAKVPEGFGLAEWTGFEGFGLLGILSIAAWGLGYFGQPHILTRFMGIKHSKDIKPARRIAIVWVVCSLGAAVLLGVIGRAYISTVVSPQEAAGLDAEKIFIYMVQHLLKGPGLAIIAGLLLTAVLAAIMSTADSQLLVTSSAISEDICKNIFKNISEKQMTWISRFSVLVVAIIAFVIASDPDSSVFDLVAYAWAGFGAAFGPAILMSLYWKRMNWQGAIAGILSGGIAVIVWRTFIKSYINLYELLPAFIISAVVIFVVSLLTREPSAEIKKEFDEYMKVDI, translated from the coding sequence TTGGAAGTAATAATTCATGCTGTAGTTCTATTTATTTACTTAATGTGTATGCTTGGAGTGGGTATTTATTTTTACAAAAAAAATAAGAGTCAAACTGATTATTTTTTGGGGGGAAGAAATTTAAATGTTTGGGTAACTTCTATGAGTGCCCAAGCTTCTGACATGAGTGGTTGGCTGCTTATGGGTTTGCCTGGAACAGCTTTTCTGCTTACAAAGAATTATGGAATGGCAGAGGCTTTTTGGACTGCTTTGGGGTTAGCTGTAGGAACGTATCTAAATTGGCTTATATTAGCTAAGAGATTGAGAAAATATTCTGAGTATAGTAATAATTCTATAACTATACCTACATATTTGGAAAATCGCTTTAAGGATAAAACACATATAATAAAAATGATTTCTGCAGTTTTTATAGTTGTATTCTTTTTAATATATACAGCAGCTCAATTTTCTGCAGGAGCTAAACTTTTTAATACTGTTTTTGGATTGGATTACATATGGGCGCTTCTGATAGGTGCGTTTGTAATAGTATCATATACATTCATGGGTGGATTTTTGGCAGTGTGCTGGACTGATTTAATTCAAGGTATACTGATGTTTTTTGCTATTATTGCATTACCAATTATTGCTGTTATTAAAATGGGTGGAAGTGATGCGACTTTTGAGTTGGCGGCTTCAATTGCTAAAGTTCCAGAAGGATTTGGATTGGCTGAATGGACAGGATTTGAAGGTTTTGGACTTTTAGGTATATTATCCATTGCTGCATGGGGACTAGGCTATTTTGGTCAGCCACACATTCTAACTAGATTTATGGGTATTAAACACTCAAAAGATATTAAACCTGCTAGAAGGATTGCCATTGTATGGGTAGTTTGTTCTCTTGGTGCAGCAGTATTATTGGGTGTAATTGGCAGAGCATATATTTCTACTGTTGTTTCACCTCAAGAAGCAGCTGGATTGGATGCTGAAAAAATATTTATATATATGGTTCAGCATTTATTAAAGGGTCCGGGGCTTGCTATTATTGCTGGATTACTCTTAACAGCAGTTTTAGCTGCAATAATGAGTACCGCAGATTCCCAGCTTCTAGTAACATCATCAGCTATATCTGAGGATATTTGCAAGAATATTTTTAAGAATATAAGTGAAAAACAAATGACTTGGATAAGCAGATTTAGTGTTTTAGTTGTTGCTATTATAGCATTTGTTATTGCCAGTGATCCTGACAGTTCAGTTTTTGACTTGGTTGCATATGCATGGGCTGGATTTGGAGCTGCTTTTGGACCAGCAATATTAATGTCACTGTATTGGAAGAGGATGAATTGGCAAGGAGCTATTGCCGGAATTTTATCTGGAGGAATAGCAGTAATAGTATGGAGAACATTTATTAAATCATACATTAATCTATATGAGTTATTACCTGCATTTATAATATCTGCGGTAGTGATTTTTGTAGTGAGTTTATTAACCAGAGAACCTTCAGCTGAAATTAAAAAGGAATTTGATGAATATATGAAAGTAGATATATAA
- a CDS encoding DUF4885 family protein, whose translation MGINTTYTNYYNIKGIYTTETPQTPAWKKKYEVTTDEIKSKNYSQNSDVYKAYCKLEEIYYSASVSNRSKYKSVDELSNALGQKYLFSSTYKDYSYSQRRAMYENELEMTLYGCLSGGGNLNDPHLSGAVSEPSESDMKSYNRQMVNLQFQNILSKFGISLAPSDNLYLTIDPFEYQLKVLGIEDEELIRQLEEALNNGDNSRQLFFHILHNCSTNISDNVRTKYRALKDFQNVTGLDLRNFIQVDNKFINKEGINALDIYKESLKTTKAVPNEFKGSAYLYFNSLLQKLSKVNFSEIPDLNLSIGYKNGVLYDISNENVQIETFNVSV comes from the coding sequence ATGGGAATAAATACTACATACACTAATTATTATAATATAAAAGGCATATATACAACAGAAACACCACAAACTCCAGCATGGAAAAAGAAGTATGAAGTTACTACTGATGAAATTAAAAGTAAAAATTATAGTCAAAATAGTGATGTATATAAGGCTTATTGCAAACTGGAAGAGATTTATTATTCGGCTTCAGTGTCTAACCGTTCAAAATATAAGAGTGTTGATGAACTAAGCAATGCATTAGGTCAAAAATATCTTTTCAGTTCTACATACAAAGATTATTCTTATTCGCAAAGACGAGCTATGTATGAAAATGAATTGGAAATGACTTTGTATGGGTGTTTATCTGGAGGCGGAAATTTAAATGATCCGCATTTATCAGGTGCAGTTAGCGAACCCTCAGAATCAGATATGAAAAGCTATAACCGTCAGATGGTAAATTTACAGTTTCAAAACATTCTTTCTAAATTTGGCATAAGCCTTGCTCCATCTGACAATTTATATTTAACAATCGACCCATTTGAGTATCAGTTAAAGGTGTTAGGGATAGAAGACGAAGAACTTATACGACAGTTAGAAGAGGCTCTTAATAATGGTGATAATTCTAGACAGTTATTTTTTCATATTTTACATAATTGTTCAACCAATATATCTGATAATGTGAGAACAAAGTATCGTGCATTAAAAGATTTTCAGAATGTAACGGGATTAGATTTGAGGAATTTTATACAAGTTGACAATAAATTTATTAATAAGGAAGGTATTAATGCTTTAGACATATATAAGGAATCTCTTAAAACAACTAAAGCGGTACCAAACGAATTTAAAGGTAGTGCCTACTTATATTTTAATAGTTTGTTACAGAAGTTATCAAAGGTAAACTTTTCAGAAATTCCGGATTTAAATTTGAGCATTGGATATAAGAATGGTGTACTTTATGATATTTCTAATGAAAATGTACAAATAGAAACTTTTAATGTTTCGGTATAA
- a CDS encoding putative glycoside hydrolase: MNNKPKIAIIAVTIFSILFLSACSSSLNGNKTGEAVDINTRPSDQTQTKDTDDSKSVAENSAITPADKSNTDSEAASSTGQAENTTIESQKPQQTNGLQLSPSIKDIKVKAVYLTGPSGGSTAKVDKIIELAKTTEINTVVLDIKEDGSLNYQSNLDVVKKYGAETKYYNPEELVKKFHDNGIYVIGRIVTFRDKTLAKKRADLGIKTPKGTLWLENGKDPWTNPYFEEVWDYNIAIAKEAVSKGFDEIQFDYVRFPTGRKNDFDYGTNVPAKSQAINGFLAKAEKEIHQELGVPVSADVFAIIIESKSDGNNIGQIIEEVGKDIYCISPMIYPSHYANASNGVMGNGVGQTINGIPFAKPDLEPYKVMYNALIAGKKKIAEVPDYKAKVRPYIQAFTAKYLPKGYYQTYGPKQIREQISAVYDAGYDEWILWDSGNKYQEAYFEKK; encoded by the coding sequence ATGAATAATAAACCAAAAATTGCTATTATAGCTGTAACTATCTTTTCTATTTTATTTTTATCAGCATGTTCATCATCTTTGAATGGCAACAAAACTGGCGAGGCTGTTGATATAAACACAAGACCATCTGACCAAACACAGACAAAAGATACTGATGACTCAAAGTCAGTAGCTGAAAATTCTGCTATAACACCTGCAGATAAATCAAATACTGATTCGGAGGCAGCAAGTTCTACAGGTCAAGCTGAAAATACTACAATAGAAAGTCAAAAACCACAGCAAACAAATGGTTTACAACTATCGCCAAGTATAAAAGACATTAAGGTTAAGGCGGTTTACTTAACGGGGCCTTCTGGTGGCTCAACTGCTAAGGTTGATAAGATTATAGAATTGGCAAAGACAACTGAAATAAATACTGTTGTACTTGATATTAAAGAAGATGGTTCTCTCAATTATCAATCAAATTTAGATGTTGTAAAAAAATATGGAGCAGAAACTAAGTATTATAATCCTGAAGAACTTGTAAAGAAATTCCATGATAACGGAATTTACGTTATTGGACGTATTGTTACATTCAGAGATAAAACATTAGCTAAAAAAAGAGCTGATTTAGGTATTAAGACTCCAAAAGGAACTCTATGGCTGGAAAATGGAAAAGATCCTTGGACTAATCCATATTTTGAAGAAGTTTGGGACTATAATATAGCTATTGCAAAAGAGGCTGTCTCAAAGGGTTTTGATGAGATTCAATTTGACTATGTTAGATTCCCTACTGGAAGGAAGAATGATTTTGATTATGGAACAAATGTACCTGCAAAGTCACAGGCTATAAACGGGTTTCTTGCAAAAGCTGAAAAAGAAATTCATCAAGAATTGGGAGTACCTGTTTCTGCCGATGTTTTTGCAATTATAATTGAAAGTAAAAGTGATGGAAATAATATAGGGCAGATAATAGAGGAAGTAGGTAAGGATATATATTGTATTAGCCCAATGATTTATCCATCTCATTATGCCAATGCATCAAATGGTGTAATGGGCAATGGGGTTGGACAGACCATCAATGGAATACCCTTTGCAAAACCTGATTTAGAGCCATATAAGGTCATGTATAATGCGTTAATAGCAGGTAAGAAAAAGATAGCAGAGGTACCTGATTATAAAGCAAAGGTAAGACCATATATTCAAGCTTTTACAGCCAAATATCTGCCAAAAGGGTATTATCAGACCTATGGACCAAAGCAGATACGTGAGCAAATTTCAGCAGTATATGATGCTGGTTATGATGAATGGATACTTTGGGATTCGGGAAATAAGTACCAAGAAGCATATTTTGAGAAGAAATAA